In the Thermodesulfovibrionales bacterium genome, CGTTCGGAGTCTGAGCCAGGTGGGAGGATCAGAAGCAATGGCGGCGATCCTCTCCGTTTCTCCGACGGATTCCGCGGTTGCGAAGATGGCGAGGGAGTCACTGGAAAGGCTCAAGACCTCCAGGTAGTTCTCAGTCTTCCATCATCCTCATTTTGGTTTATCCGCCCTCAATACAGGGTAGTACGCAAGAGGGTCTGAATCGAAGGAAATGAGAGGTCACAGGCAGAACTTTCTCGTTCCTGATTTCATGGATGATACGTCAAGAGCGGACGTTTCTTATGTGCTCCCGGCCTTTTTCACCGAGAATTTCCTTATCAGTCCGATCGTCCAGGCCGTGACAAAGACGAGATAGCAGACGAGCAGGACGAGAAATCCCTTGCCGAGGGTCTCGCTTCGACCGATGTTCAACCTGATCACGAGGTGCATCGTACCGATCAGGAAAGCAAGCGTCACGGAAAAAAAGACCGTTATATCCCGCTTCATGAGCGCCATCGCCTCCGCCTTTCGTTCAGGAGCGAATCAGTAGTCCTTGTTCGGCAAATTGATGAGAGCCTCCGGCAAGCGGGGAAGTGCGAACCCGATGCCGGCATAGAGAACCGCCATTAGCAGAGTGACAGAGGCATTGATCGCGATAAAGGCGTCCCTGGACGACCATCCGTTCGGCCTGCCATAACCGTCAAAATGGGAGGCCACTCTTTCCGGAAGGAGCGGATAGTAGTAGACAATCTCGAGCACCGCGGCGAAGACAAGAAGCCAGAAAAGCATTCTCCAGCCTTTCCTATCCTCACGCTCGCTCATGTTTCCGGTCATCCATCCGAACAAGTCCTTTCTCCCCTGAATTATATAACATCTTGCCTGAATCTGTTCCTCGCACGCTCTTTGTCACAGATTCCGAAGTGAGGAGACTCATCTGAGCCATCTGCCACCAATAGATGAATCCTGACGCATTCAGAGTATGTTGCGGGAAGAGCGGTCCGTAGCGTAAAGTAAGAGAGAGGATCGATGGAATCGGTCAAGGCCGTAAATAAATCCCTAGAAATGACCACATGGGCAGAGGAGAGCGGACTGCTCGACTTCCTTTCGAGGGTCTACGAGGAGGTGGCGCGGTTCGAGAGGACCTTCGGATTCGGGGTCTCGGTCATGCCCTCACCTCCGATCAATGTTGACAGCAGCACGGATCTCCTCCGGAATATCGGCTTTGTGATCGTCAGGCATAACCGCACAGTCGGAAGAGATTATTGCCTCTATTCGCTTTTAAGTGGCAGGGCGCTTTACGGATATATCGGCTTATATTCCGATGGCGCGATAGAGACACTTCGGGAGTTACAACCCCTGACGGATTTCAGGAACGGGACAGCGACGCTCTTCGCCTGGCTCAGAGACCTCGTGAAGACCTCGTGCGAGAAAATCTGACAGCATCCCCGCTTAACCCGGTATCTTCCCCAGGGATCGCCTCTCGGGAACGTAGGCGTGGGATATCTTTTCGTCGTTCCACTCCTTCGAGACGTAGAGATAGCAATAACAGCTCCCGTATTCCTCCACATCAGGCTTGCGGTAAATGCAGGGGCAGATGATATCCTTGTCTTTCTCGTAGTCCCCCGTCGCAAGCCTGCAAGGGCAGGACATGTAGCCGTAGCGTCCCTTATTCACGAGAAGGCCATCGAGGAGGTCAAAGACGGTTTCCCTGTCCTTATTAAAGAGATAGCCTTTCGGCTCCTGCAGCTTGCGTAACATCTCGTAGAGTTTTTCGGCTTCCGTCATAATCCGAGGGCCTTTCTGATCTCTTTTTCCTGAAGCCCTACAATCGTCGTATCGCCGATGATAATCGTGGGGAAGGCCCCGCGCGGGTTTGCCGCCTTTATCTTTTCGAGAATCTCGTCCTGCTCCTCTTTCTTCAGCAAATCCACATCCGTGCATTCGTAGGTGACCGACAGGTCATCGAGGAGTTTCCTGGTCGCCTTACAGACCCTGCAGGTGCTGATCGTATAGAGTGTGACGGTCGGCTGCATTTCTTACCTTATCACAATCGGCCGAGAATATGAAATTTTCACTTCATGAGGAATCTCAGCAGATAAAACCCGGTGATTGTCGCGATGATGACAATGGCGGCAGCCACAGCGATGAGCTTTTTCCCGGATAATTTCCTCTCTGAGGGAATGGCTTTCTCAACCCCTCCTCCTCTTTCCTCCGCGGCCGCCTGTCTCTTCACCGGCTTCCCGGAAGAAACCCGCCCCGTCATCTTTATGTCGAGGAGTTCCGATATCTTGAACTCCTTGTACTCAACTTCCAGACCCTTCGGAGGCAGAACTTCCTTCCCGCATTTCTCGCATGTCCTGCCGCTTCCGATCTCTGCTCCGCACTCGGGACACTTCACCGGAATAGTCCATTCTCCATATCCATTACACTACCTGATTGCCCTGTGGCAGTCAACCGGCCCTCTTCAATGAGCGAAGAGAGGGGGATCACGGCGAATACCTGCCCTTCGGCAAGCGCTCCTTCAGTGCATCGGGAAAAATAAACTTCGCACCGTCCTCGACGTTTCCTTTTTTTACGGTCACCGAAAGTTCCCTCCGGCCCTCTCTTCCCAGGTCGAGTCCCGAAACGATGTAGAGACCGTTCCCCTTATCCGTCACGTGGAGAGCGTCGGTGAGGTTCTCGTTGGTTGCAAGGTGCTTATAGGAAATAATGAGTTCGGCGCCCGCGACATCGGAATCCTGTGCGTCGTGAACCACAATTCCGATTACGTTCTTCCCTATCTTATACTCCTTATCGTCGAGCAGGATCTCGACACTATATGCCCCGTGCCCGGTGATGTCGAAGAGCGTATCCTGAAAATGTTTCGTGAAAAGACTCTTTCCTGTCGGTCCGTGGTTCTCATGTGACTCTGCCTGGACTCTAACCAACAGAGAGAAGAGGAGTGCGACAACGATCATGCCGCACCCTGCAATGCCGTTCATCCTTGTCATGGCGATGACCTCCTCCGCATATTGAATAACTTTTTTATTCTATCATTTTCCCTCATCTTCCCCAAAGGCGACTGCCTGCTCCATTTTCATTTGACACCCTCTCCCCCGATTGGTATAGTGGAATTGCAAATTAATTGTTATGAGGAGGTGATGCAGATGGCATGCAAGCCGGGCTCGAAGAGATCGCCCTGCGGTACCACGAAGAAGACGACTCCCAAAAGGAAGAAATAGGGAGCGGTCAGGAAGCGTATCTGAACAATACTTGTGACGTGCGGAATCATCCGATCTTGTATTCTGTCCTCACGGAAAGTAAAGGGGTAAAAATGTCTATGACGACAGGGAATCTTGCCGTTTCTTTCGCCGTGTCAGTGCTGATATCCGCGGCACTTCTCACCTTCCCTTATTCCTCTGCAGCGGAGCATCCGAAAGAACATCCTACGGGGAAGCAATCATCGGGCGCTGTTCAGAAGCCTCTGACGAAGAAGGAGATGAAAGAGGCTATCGAGTCTTACATTGAGAAAGAATCGAAGAAATACGGGGGGTTTTACGAAATCTACGATGACCTGCAGGCGAAGAAACTCGCTCTTAAACTGAAGAAGGTCCACGACGACCGCCTCGCCCATGTCGGAAATGATGTTTACT is a window encoding:
- a CDS encoding DUF1648 domain-containing protein, translated to MSEREDRKGWRMLFWLLVFAAVLEIVYYYPLLPERVASHFDGYGRPNGWSSRDAFIAINASVTLLMAVLYAGIGFALPRLPEALINLPNKDY
- a CDS encoding ferredoxin-thioredoxin reductase catalytic domain-containing protein; translated protein: MTEAEKLYEMLRKLQEPKGYLFNKDRETVFDLLDGLLVNKGRYGYMSCPCRLATGDYEKDKDIICPCIYRKPDVEEYGSCYCYLYVSKEWNDEKISHAYVPERRSLGKIPG
- a CDS encoding glutaredoxin family protein — its product is MQPTVTLYTISTCRVCKATRKLLDDLSVTYECTDVDLLKKEEQDEILEKIKAANPRGAFPTIIIGDTTIVGLQEKEIRKALGL